From a region of the Phaseolus vulgaris cultivar G19833 chromosome 6, P. vulgaris v2.0, whole genome shotgun sequence genome:
- the LOC137833585 gene encoding protein PELPK1-like, protein MASTKSFITPFLLALIFSSISMSLAARHLMQTTAPNFAGIPSLPNPTLPPLPSLPTLPSLPTTIPSLPQLNLPPMPSIPTFTIPTTMPSIPFLSPPPSTSSPTMASSKSFITLFLLALTFSAMMSMTLAARHLMQTTAPNFPGIPSLPSIPTLPQGNVPPLPTIPSLPQPTLPSMPTTLPPLPSNIPTLPSMPTTLPPLPSNIPNIPTIPQLNVPPLPSIPTFTIPTTMPSIPFLSPPPSTSTP, encoded by the exons ATGGCTTCCACCAAATCATTCATCACACCTTTTCTTCTTGCTCTGATCTTCTCAAGCATCAGCATGAGCCTAGCAGCTCGCCATCTGATGCAAACAACAGCACCAAATTTTGCAGGCATTCCCTCTTTGCCTAACCCAACACTGCCACCTTTGCCTTCACTTCCAACACTTCCATCACTTCCCACCACCATTCCATCACTTCCACAGCTCAACCTTCCTCCAATGCCCTCAATCCCCACCTTCACAATTCCAACTACTATGCCCTCCATTCCATTTCTCTCCCCACCACCTTCCACCTCCTCTCCT ACCATGGCCTCCAGCAAATCATTCATCacacttttccttcttgctctGACCTTCTCAGCCATGATGAGCATGACCCTAGCAGCTCGCCATCTTATGCAAACAACTGCACCAAATTTCCCTGGCATTCCCTCTTTGCCTTCAATTCCAACCCTTCCTCAGGGTAATGTTCCACCATTGCCCACTATCCCATCTCTGCCACAGCCTACCCTGCCATCTATGCCTACAACTTTGCCTCCACTTCCTAGCAACATCCCTACCCTGCCATCTATGCCTACCACTTTGCCTCCACTTCCTAGCAACATCCCTAACATTCCAACAATTCCACAGCTCAACGTTCCTCCATTGCCCTCCATCCCCACATTCACAATTCCAACTACTATGCCCTCCATCCCATTCCTCTCCCCACCACCTTCCACCTCCACCCCTTAA
- the LOC137832761 gene encoding dolichyl-diphosphooligosaccharide--protein glycosyltransferase subunit 4A-like, giving the protein MIDDAALGVIANFLGIFIFGLVIAYHLVTADPKYEAS; this is encoded by the coding sequence ATGATTGATGATGCAGCCTTGGGAGTCATTGCCAACTTTCTTGGCATCTTTATTTTTGGTTTGGTTATAGCTTATCACTTAGTCACAGCAGACCCCAAATATGAAGCCAGCTAA
- the LOC137832763 gene encoding peptidyl-prolyl cis-trans isomerase FKBP12: MGVEKQLLRPGTGPKPNPGQNVTVHCTGFGKNGDLTQKFWSTKDPGQTPFSFKIGQGSVIKGWDEGVLGMQIGEVARLRCTPDYAYGAGGFPAWGIQPNSVLEFEIEVLSAN; the protein is encoded by the exons ATGGGAGTGGAGAAGCAATTGTTGAGGCCTGGCACCGGTCCCAAGCCAAATCCTGGTCAAAACGTCACCGTTCACTGCACTGGTTTTG GGAAGAACGGCGACCTAACTCAGAAATTTTGGAG CACAAAGGATCCTGGCCAAACCCCTTTCTCCTTCAAGATCGGCCAAGGTTCTGTCATCAAAG GATGGGATGAAGGTGTGCTTGGCATGCAAATTGGTGAAGTTGCTCGTCTCCGG TGCACTCCTGATTATGCTTATGGTGCTGGTGGCTTTCCTGCTTGGGGAATACAACCCAACTCTGTCTTGGAATTTGAAATCGAAGTCTTAAGTGCGAATTGA